In Candidatus Woesearchaeota archaeon, the genomic window ATTATTGGTGGCCCCCCATGTCAAGGATTCAGCATGGCAAATAGGCAAAGACTTATTGACGATCCTCGTAATTATCTCTACAAAGAGTTCGTCAAAGCAGTTTTCAATCTACAACCAAGAGCATTTTTAATGGAGAATGTTAAGGGAATGTTGCCTGTGGCAAAACAGATCGTTGAGGATTTTGAAAAAGGAGGGTATGCGGTCTCGTACCAAATCGTTAATGCAAAAAATTATGGCGTTCCTCAAAACAGGGAAAGATTGATCTATTTAGGACTGCGGGAAAAGAGTTTTAAGAACCCAAAAGAAATTCTGACCACGATTTTTAGGCATATTGATATAAAAAAACAACCAAACGAAATTCCGATAAGTTCGGCTTTTTGGGGACTGCGTAAATTGGTAGCAAGGAGCGAGAAAAATAATACCGAGATTGATTCAAAAAAATCGGGGCTGTTTAAGGACAAAATTTTCTTGAATGATCGTGGAGATAGATCCTATGTAAAAAAAATAAATAGCGGCAGGATTCCAAGTTCAATCTACAACCATAAAGCTCGCTACAACAACGACAGAGACCTTTTGATTTTTAAACTTCTCCCGCAAGGCGGGAGGTCTGACCATCCTGACATTGCGCACATAATGCCATATAATAACCGTAAGGGGATATTTAAAGATAAATTTTACAAATTGATTCATGGTAAACCTTCTAAAACAATAACTTCTCATATGAAATTTGATTGTCATATGTACATACATCCCAATGAAGCAAGAGGACTTACACCTCGTGAGGCGGCCAGGATACAAGGTTTCCCGGATGATTATGTTTTTTATGGTCCTTATACACAATGGTATAACCAGATTGGCAACGCTGTTCCACCACCATTGTCAAATATAATAGCCGGGGTTTTGAGAAAACATCTGTCATAAAAATATATGCAAATTCGTAAAAATGACGGTGCAGAATTAACTTATCTTGATCTATTCTCCGGGATAGGGGGGTTTCGTTTGGCTATGAGCCGGGCTTCAAAGAGCATCGGTATAAAATCACGGTGCGTAGGTTATAGCGAGATAGACAAATATGCTCTCACAACTTATCGTAGCAACTTTGATACTGATGATGAAATAGACATTGGTGACGTAACCAGATTAAACTCCGTAGCAGAAATAAGAAAAAGTCTTCCAAATTTTGACATTCTTTTTGCGGGGTTTCCTTGCCAACCGTTTAGTCTCATGGGTATGAAAAAGGGATTTGAAGATACCAGAGGGACATTATTTTTTCATATTGCCGAAATACTGGCAATCAAAAAACCGCCCTTCTTCATTCTCGAGAACGTGCGGGGCCTACAGACTCATGACGGTGGAAAAACTTTACAGAGAATAATATCCGTTCTTTCTAATGAACTGGGTTATATGACTGAAGTTAAAATTATGAATAGTGTTAATTTCGGCGTTCCACAAATTAGACGCCGTTTGTATATTCTCGGTTCCAAGAATAAAAAGGTGTTGACCGAATTGGATTTGAATAGTATTTCTTGGAAACGAAAACCAAAATACCAAACAACCTGGCATCTTTTAGAGAAAAAAACGGATGAAAAGTATTATCTTTCTGAAAGAATACTTAAAACAATCCTCGCACATGGAAGCGGAAATTATTATTCTAAATCAGAAATAAATCGGCTTGTCGCAAGACCACTAACGGCCAGCATGCACAAGATGCATAGGGCAAATCAAGATAACTATTATTCCGATGATTTTATCCAGGGAGTTTTTAAAGATGGCGATGTCTCAAAAGTTTCTATAAACAAAAAAGGGGTCAGAAAAATTACTCCGTTAGAAGCGTTTCGATTGCAAGGATTTGATGATTTTTTCGTAAAGAATGCTGCGGCAAACGGGGTTTCCGATACACAGCTCTATAGACAAGCCGGGAATGCCATTACCGTAAATGTCGCTCAATCTGTTTTGGAAAATCTTTTTCAAAATACTGGATTCCTGCGCGCGTAGTTCAAATCACACCATACTTTCCCTTTAAGTCTTCCAGAGAGATTACAAAACCTGCATTTTGCAATGCGTCCTTTTGTTTTTTGTAAAGTATTTTCAGGATATTGCCGATTTCTTCTTTTTTTCCGAGATGAATATGTTTATGGCATGTCGGGCACATAGAAACTATGTTATTGATATCATCCAGGTCCTTATCAAATTCCTCATAAAATCGCATTGATATCAAGTGGTGTTTTTCCATATACGGCACTTCTGCCGGTGTTAAAAAGCTTCTATGAGATCCGTCAACTTGGCATTTATAGTTTTGCTGTTTTAAAACAAAATCTCCCTTAGCTTTGTTTCTTACAGTGATCATTCGTGATCCCTGCTTAATACGACCACGCCGATTTACAGTAGGAAAATCGGCCGGCGTTAAAGTTTCTTCAACTTCTGAGAGTATTTCATAGTCATCAGTTTCTTCGTCTGTATCTGCCAATTCAGAATCTTTGCCGGGCGGCGAAAGTTCGATAAAACCCCCCGCCGAGGGAAGTCCCTGTCCCTCAATCATTTTCCATCGTGCCGAGCCAAGCTTGATCAGTTCTGCCTTGAAGCTATTTTCATCTTCTATGGATTTCCAGAAAACTAAAATATCCCCGACGGAAGCACCACCGGCTTTATATGTCGGCAATAAATTGCCCGTAAGATGAATATGATCATGCGTATCACTTTTAAAATAGTTAACATTTGTCGTTATGATTTTGCTTTTTTTGCCAATCCAGAATTCAATAAATATTTTTTTGATTAGGTGCGATTCCGCTTTTTGAGGTGTGCCGAAATACGGCTGGGTTTCAACCGTTGGAACAATTCCCGAGGTATGTCCGGCACCGAGCTCAGATGCCGCGAGTCTTTTATAAACAGGTTTTTCCCATTGAGACATACTTGCAAAATACACTTTTTCTATTATATTTTCAAGCCAGTATTGTCTTGTCATAGAAAGTGGTGTTTAATCACAAAATGACAGATGTGCACACCAAAAAACAAAGATCGCAGAATATGGCCGCAATAAAAAATCGCGGAAACAAAAGCACGGAAAATAAGCTCAGACTTTTATTCCGAGGATATAAAATAAATGGCTGGAGAAGACATTACAAATCACTTCCAGGGACACCAGATTTTATATTTATGCGAAATAAAGTTGCCATTTTCGTTGATGGTTGTTTCTGGCATGGTTGCATGAAATGTCGGTTTTCTCCACAAACAAATAAACAGTTCTGGAGAAACAAAATCAAAGAAAATATACATAGGGACCGAAAACAAGTTCAGCAAATTAAGAAAAGAGGCTGGATAGTTATTCGTATCTGGGAGCATCAGATTAAAAAGAACCCGGTGGTGGCAATAAAAAAGATTCTAACTTTATTAAAGCAGAAATCATAAAATATTTTTGTAGAATTATATCAAGACCAATCTAGTGCTTTCTCTATGCCTTCTCTTGCCCTGTCTAAGAGCACAGACGGGGCGGACATGATGGATTACATGTTTTGCTGTTTTGGCCGTGCTCTAGTATAGTTCGT contains:
- a CDS encoding very short patch repair endonuclease, whose product is MTDVHTKKQRSQNMAAIKNRGNKSTENKLRLLFRGYKINGWRRHYKSLPGTPDFIFMRNKVAIFVDGCFWHGCMKCRFSPQTNKQFWRNKIKENIHRDRKQVQQIKKRGWIVIRIWEHQIKKNPVVAIKKILTLLKQKS
- the dcm gene encoding DNA (cytosine-5-)-methyltransferase yields the protein MQIRKNDGAELTYLDLFSGIGGFRLAMSRASKSIGIKSRCVGYSEIDKYALTTYRSNFDTDDEIDIGDVTRLNSVAEIRKSLPNFDILFAGFPCQPFSLMGMKKGFEDTRGTLFFHIAEILAIKKPPFFILENVRGLQTHDGGKTLQRIISVLSNELGYMTEVKIMNSVNFGVPQIRRRLYILGSKNKKVLTELDLNSISWKRKPKYQTTWHLLEKKTDEKYYLSERILKTILAHGSGNYYSKSEINRLVARPLTASMHKMHRANQDNYYSDDFIQGVFKDGDVSKVSINKKGVRKITPLEAFRLQGFDDFFVKNAAANGVSDTQLYRQAGNAITVNVAQSVLENLFQNTGFLRA
- a CDS encoding DNA cytosine methyltransferase, giving the protein MKIKNKKLTFIDLFCGAGGLSLGFENNGFELILANDNDRHSIETFKKNHPSLKTDSIILDDIRNLSGYFDKLGVKKNSVDLIIGGPPCQGFSMANRQRLIDDPRNYLYKEFVKAVFNLQPRAFLMENVKGMLPVAKQIVEDFEKGGYAVSYQIVNAKNYGVPQNRERLIYLGLREKSFKNPKEILTTIFRHIDIKKQPNEIPISSAFWGLRKLVARSEKNNTEIDSKKSGLFKDKIFLNDRGDRSYVKKINSGRIPSSIYNHKARYNNDRDLLIFKLLPQGGRSDHPDIAHIMPYNNRKGIFKDKFYKLIHGKPSKTITSHMKFDCHMYIHPNEARGLTPREAARIQGFPDDYVFYGPYTQWYNQIGNAVPPPLSNIIAGVLRKHLS
- a CDS encoding HNH endonuclease, with amino-acid sequence MTRQYWLENIIEKVYFASMSQWEKPVYKRLAASELGAGHTSGIVPTVETQPYFGTPQKAESHLIKKIFIEFWIGKKSKIITTNVNYFKSDTHDHIHLTGNLLPTYKAGGASVGDILVFWKSIEDENSFKAELIKLGSARWKMIEGQGLPSAGGFIELSPPGKDSELADTDEETDDYEILSEVEETLTPADFPTVNRRGRIKQGSRMITVRNKAKGDFVLKQQNYKCQVDGSHRSFLTPAEVPYMEKHHLISMRFYEEFDKDLDDINNIVSMCPTCHKHIHLGKKEEIGNILKILYKKQKDALQNAGFVISLEDLKGKYGVI